The Oncorhynchus masou masou isolate Uvic2021 chromosome 6, UVic_Omas_1.1, whole genome shotgun sequence genome has a window encoding:
- the LOC135541063 gene encoding homeobox protein Hox-C13a-like, which yields MTTSLVLHPRWADTLMYVYEKSPNENNQNKNQSMEGLGGNCPATHCRELISHSALGRHSGSLSHQGSVYSEIPSQDTGRHCPATQTSSSTTLGYGYPFGSPYYGCRLSHSHNVNLQQKPCSYHPAEKYTEPSAALPTEELSGRAKEFAFYPSFASSYQTVPGYLDVSVVPGISAHPEPRHDTLIPMDGYQHWALSNGWDGQVYCSKEQTQSTHLWKSPFPDVVPLQPEVSSYRRGRKKRVPYTKIQLKELEKEYAGSKFITKDKRRRISATSNLSERQVTIWFQNRRVKEKKCVCKSKSSSHMHAT from the exons ATGACGACTTCGCTGGTTCTGCATCCACGCTGGGCGGACACCTTAATGTACGTATATGAAAAAAGCCCGAATGAAAATAATCAGAATAAAAACCAATCAATGGAGGGACTAGGCGGGAATTGTCCTGCTACTCACTGCAGGGAACTGATCTCGCACTCAGCGTTGGGACGACACTCCGGCAGCCTAAGCCACCAGGGTTCTGTGTACTCGGAAATACCCTCCCAGGACACAGGGCGACATTGCCCCGCTACCCAGACTTCCTCTAGCACCACCCTGGGTTATGGCTACCCGTTCGGAAGCCCTTATTACGGTTGTCGATTGTCACACTCGCACAACGTTAACTTGCAGCAGAAGCCATGCTCTTACCACCCTGCCGAGAAGTATACAGAACCAAGCGCGGCACTGCCCACGGAAGAGCTGTCAGGCAGGGCAAAGGAGTTCGCCTTTTACCCGAGTTTTGCTAGTTCATACCAGACTGTCCCAGGTTACTTGGACGTTTCTGTGGTTCCCGGTATTAGTGCGCACCCGGAACCGAGACATGATACTTTGATTCCCATGGATGGATATCAGCATTGGGCTCTATCTAATGGCTGGGACGGACAGGTGTACTGTTCTAAAGAGCAAACACAGTCAACACATCTCTGGAAATCTCCATTCCCAG ATGTCGTCCCTTTGCAGCCAGAGGTCAGCAGCTACAGACGAGGCCGCAAAAAGAGAGTTCCTTACACCAAGATACAGCTGAAGGAACTAGAGAAAGAGTACGCAGGCAGCAAGTTCATCACCAAAGACAAGAGACGTCGAATATCTGCCACTTCTAATCTCTCTGAACGCCAGGTCACCATCTGGTTCCAGAACCGGCGGGTGAAGGAGAAAAAATGTGTCTGTAAATCTAAATCAAGCTCTCACATGCATGCCACTTGA